In Geopsychrobacter electrodiphilus DSM 16401, a single window of DNA contains:
- the ribH gene encoding 6,7-dimethyl-8-ribityllumazine synthase: MSNLIEGKLDAAGFKFALVVSRFNSFICDRLVEGAIDTLKRHGADDAGLTLVKVPGAFEIPLVAKKLAASGQYDALICLGAVIRGGTPHFEYVSAEVSKGIAGASLDTGVPIAFGVLTTDSVEQAIERAGTKAGNKGSEAAMTAIEMVNLFKAL; the protein is encoded by the coding sequence ATGTCGAATCTGATTGAAGGAAAACTTGACGCCGCTGGCTTCAAATTTGCGCTGGTTGTCAGTCGTTTTAACAGCTTTATTTGTGATCGTTTGGTTGAGGGAGCAATCGATACCCTCAAGCGTCACGGTGCCGACGATGCGGGCCTGACCCTGGTCAAGGTGCCGGGTGCGTTTGAAATCCCGCTTGTGGCCAAGAAATTGGCAGCCAGTGGCCAGTATGATGCTTTAATCTGCCTTGGCGCTGTTATCCGCGGTGGTACACCCCATTTTGAATATGTAAGCGCAGAGGTCTCCAAGGGCATTGCCGGTGCTTCCCTCGATACTGGTGTTCCCATTGCGTTCGGCGTGTTGACCACAGACAGTGTCGAACAGGCCATTGAGCGTGCGGGCACTAAGGCGGGAAACAAGGGGAGCGAAGCCGCCATGACGGCCATTGAGATGGTCAACCTCTTTAAGGCTCTATAA
- the nusB gene encoding transcription antitermination factor NusB has translation MQIQHRRLGRECALKILFALRLDTNLGLEELLERFWQGFRFADDALGEPLDSLDKPVPESAKRFTEQLVRGIVEYRSVLDQRISEAAKNWSLERMTAVDLSILRVAVFELCYMSDIPSPVTMNEAIEIAKRYGTKESPAFINGLLDKISKTVDKKDS, from the coding sequence ATGCAAATTCAACATCGTAGGCTCGGGCGAGAATGTGCCCTCAAAATTCTGTTCGCTTTGCGCCTCGATACCAATCTGGGGCTGGAAGAGTTACTCGAGCGCTTCTGGCAGGGCTTTCGTTTTGCCGATGACGCCCTGGGCGAACCCCTCGATAGTCTTGATAAACCGGTCCCTGAATCAGCTAAACGTTTCACCGAGCAGTTGGTGCGGGGCATTGTTGAGTATCGTTCGGTTTTGGATCAGCGGATCAGTGAGGCGGCCAAAAACTGGTCACTCGAACGGATGACTGCCGTCGACCTGTCCATTCTGCGTGTTGCCGTTTTTGAACTGTGTTACATGTCCGACATCCCTTCTCCGGTTACCATGAATGAAGCGATTGAAATTGCTAAACGCTATGGGACCAAAGAATCCCCTGCCTTTATTAATGGCTTACTTGACAAAATTTCAAAAACTGTTGATAAAAAAGATAGTTAA
- a CDS encoding homoserine dehydrogenase, producing MLKTQINVGLLGLGTIGTGVVKVFQQNADIVRQRTGIEMRLTRIADLDTKTDRGVSLPDGVLTNDADAVLTDPNIDIVIELIGGYKPALQFILKAIENGKHIVTANKALMAVHGQEIIAAAGRAKVDVMFEAAVGGGIPVISAINENLCANRFSTVLGILNGTCNFILTKMTDEGSDFVPVLAEAQRLGYAEADPTFDIEGVDTAHKITLLSELCFGTRIDFDQVYTEGITKISAVDIDFATQMGYKIKLLAIGKLSDGVVEVRVHPTMIPVSFQLADVDGVFNAVRLSGDFLGPVMLYGSGAGMNATASAVMGNVMSIGRNICHGSAGRTPIMGYCQDQIIDLPLRPMSEIISRFYLRFTTLDQTGVLAKISTILGQHDISIQSMIQPESHAADSVPIVLMTHEAREVDIVNALEEIGRLDIIQQPTRLIRVVDDLD from the coding sequence ATGCTCAAAACACAAATTAATGTCGGACTTCTCGGTTTAGGAACCATCGGCACCGGTGTGGTGAAAGTTTTTCAGCAGAATGCTGATATTGTCCGCCAGCGGACCGGCATTGAAATGCGTCTGACCCGAATTGCTGATCTTGATACGAAGACGGATCGTGGTGTCTCGCTTCCCGATGGGGTCCTGACCAATGACGCGGATGCGGTCTTGACCGATCCGAATATCGATATTGTGATCGAGTTAATCGGGGGGTATAAGCCTGCGCTGCAGTTTATTCTGAAGGCGATCGAGAACGGCAAGCATATTGTCACTGCAAACAAGGCACTGATGGCTGTGCATGGTCAGGAGATCATCGCGGCAGCTGGTCGAGCCAAGGTCGACGTGATGTTCGAGGCCGCCGTGGGAGGTGGGATCCCGGTGATCTCAGCGATTAATGAAAATCTGTGTGCAAACCGGTTTTCTACAGTGCTTGGTATATTGAATGGCACCTGTAATTTTATTCTGACCAAAATGACCGATGAGGGGAGTGACTTCGTCCCGGTTTTGGCCGAAGCACAGAGACTCGGCTATGCCGAGGCGGACCCGACCTTTGATATAGAAGGAGTTGATACTGCCCATAAAATTACACTGCTCTCTGAGCTCTGTTTCGGGACGCGCATTGATTTTGATCAGGTTTACACTGAGGGGATTACCAAGATCTCCGCGGTTGATATCGATTTTGCTACCCAGATGGGTTACAAAATCAAACTGCTGGCGATTGGTAAGCTCTCTGATGGCGTAGTAGAGGTTCGCGTCCACCCAACCATGATCCCGGTCAGTTTTCAGTTGGCTGATGTTGATGGTGTGTTTAATGCTGTTCGCCTGTCGGGGGATTTTCTCGGACCCGTAATGCTCTACGGTAGCGGTGCTGGAATGAATGCTACTGCCAGTGCGGTTATGGGAAACGTGATGTCTATTGGGCGCAATATCTGTCATGGGTCTGCCGGTCGGACGCCGATCATGGGCTACTGTCAGGATCAGATTATTGATCTCCCTCTGCGACCGATGAGCGAGATTATCAGTCGCTTCTACTTACGCTTTACAACCCTTGATCAAACTGGTGTCTTAGCGAAAATTTCCACCATTCTGGGTCAGCATGATATCAGCATCCAGTCAATGATCCAGCCAGAGAGTCATGCGGCGGATTCTGTGCCGATTGTGCTGATGACCCATGAGGCGCGGGAGGTGGATATTGTCAATGCGCTTGAAGAAATTGGACGACTCGATATTATCCAGCAACCGACTCGTCTGATCCGGGTGGTGGACGATTTAGATTGA
- a CDS encoding AMP-dependent synthetase/ligase produces MQTIDHIIASSCLQNPDRCALQYKQNNIWTETSFESLWTKTEAIAAGLRASGVAPGDHVALLAPSSPHWIACYLGVLRNSGIAIPIDKELKSAELRHILADSDAKLVFVGGQQLETLLEIVDDLPNLKQIILIDIDPRQQTGQSSINGLLSEVSGALKTLSTEPGLTADKQNLVIALNHKLLLEIGPDPKNQKEKANILGINEDMYRHLRDIHRLQYLNELKSDVSLPPARHNALDCAVILYTSGTTGRSKGAMLSHSNIVSNIKATARQFKLDSSIHTLSFLPINHVFEQVCGVLLPLSLGGKVTFAESIKKLGDNLHEIKPSFLLGVPAVYRLLFDRIMKNINSKKLSRLLFSLPLGRKIVTGKIQKVFGKTTIFVSGGAALDPAIALGFKELGLTLLQGYGITETSPVIAAETPDCLRAGSVGLPLENVEIRIDNPDAEGAGEIQVRGPNVMLGYYKNELATQEVLQDNWYRTGDLGTIASDGTLTICGRVKNLIVTPNGKNVYPEEIENQLANSPFIAEIMVYGHKVSSTAEEVYASIFPNEEALFEYQQQLGKGPLSPVEVETLIRKEVLKYGNELSDYKRVKKFNLREDEFPKTTTRKIKRFAIEPTISTEE; encoded by the coding sequence GTGCAAACCATCGATCACATTATCGCCAGCAGTTGTCTGCAAAATCCTGACAGATGTGCGTTGCAATACAAACAGAACAACATCTGGACAGAAACCAGTTTTGAGTCCCTGTGGACCAAAACTGAAGCTATTGCTGCCGGGTTAAGAGCTTCAGGTGTTGCACCAGGTGACCATGTTGCGTTGCTCGCCCCATCTTCTCCCCATTGGATCGCCTGTTACCTCGGCGTTCTGCGCAACAGTGGGATTGCCATCCCAATAGATAAAGAACTTAAATCTGCTGAACTCAGACACATCCTGGCTGACTCTGACGCCAAACTTGTTTTTGTAGGGGGACAGCAACTTGAAACTCTATTGGAAATTGTCGACGATCTCCCCAACCTCAAACAGATTATTCTGATAGATATCGATCCGCGGCAGCAGACAGGTCAAAGCAGCATCAATGGACTTCTCTCCGAGGTTTCAGGGGCCCTTAAGACCCTCTCGACAGAACCGGGTCTCACGGCAGACAAACAAAATCTTGTTATCGCCCTGAACCATAAATTGCTGCTTGAAATCGGGCCAGACCCCAAAAACCAGAAGGAAAAAGCCAATATTCTGGGTATTAACGAAGATATGTACCGGCATCTGCGTGATATTCATCGACTCCAGTATCTCAATGAATTAAAATCGGACGTCTCTTTGCCGCCAGCAAGACACAATGCCCTAGACTGCGCTGTTATCCTTTACACCTCGGGCACAACTGGCCGCTCTAAGGGGGCCATGCTCAGCCATAGCAATATCGTCAGCAACATCAAGGCGACGGCCAGGCAATTCAAGTTAGATAGCAGTATTCACACCCTTTCATTCCTTCCGATTAATCATGTCTTTGAACAGGTATGCGGCGTGCTTCTTCCTCTTTCACTGGGCGGAAAAGTCACCTTTGCCGAATCTATTAAAAAATTGGGGGACAACCTGCACGAGATTAAACCGAGCTTCCTTCTCGGAGTCCCGGCCGTTTACAGGCTGCTTTTTGACCGCATCATGAAGAATATCAACAGCAAAAAACTTTCGCGCCTGCTCTTTTCTCTGCCGTTAGGCCGCAAGATTGTCACCGGTAAAATTCAAAAAGTTTTTGGAAAGACGACGATTTTTGTCAGTGGTGGTGCCGCGCTGGATCCTGCGATCGCACTTGGTTTCAAAGAATTGGGTCTGACGCTTCTTCAGGGATACGGCATCACCGAAACCTCACCGGTAATCGCGGCTGAAACGCCAGATTGTCTAAGGGCTGGGAGTGTTGGTCTTCCTCTTGAAAACGTGGAGATCAGAATCGACAATCCTGATGCCGAAGGGGCTGGCGAGATCCAGGTCCGTGGACCTAATGTGATGCTGGGTTACTATAAGAATGAACTGGCAACACAGGAAGTTTTACAGGACAACTGGTACCGCACCGGCGACCTGGGCACCATCGCCAGTGACGGGACTCTGACAATCTGTGGGCGGGTTAAAAACCTCATCGTGACGCCGAATGGTAAAAACGTCTACCCAGAAGAGATCGAGAATCAGCTCGCCAACAGTCCGTTTATCGCGGAGATTATGGTTTATGGTCACAAGGTAAGTTCCACCGCCGAGGAGGTCTACGCCAGTATTTTCCCCAACGAAGAAGCCTTATTTGAATACCAGCAGCAACTGGGGAAAGGCCCCCTGTCTCCCGTAGAAGTTGAAACTTTGATCCGCAAGGAAGTCCTGAAATATGGTAATGAGCTCTCAGATTACAAGCGAGTCAAAAAATTCAATCTACGAGAAGATGAATTCCCTAAGACGACAACGCGTAAAATCAAACGTTTCGCCATTGAACCGACGATATCAACAGAAGAATAA
- the thrS gene encoding threonine--tRNA ligase yields MAIIHIELPDGSVKDIAAGSTPYHVALSIGEGLARQAIAAKFDGHLVDMSFPLETSGGLTLITLNSPEALGLIRHSCAHLMAQAVKDLYGDDVQVTIGPAIDNGFYYDFFSEKKIFAPEDFEKIEKKMAELAKADLPITREEMLSSDAIQMFGAMGETYKVELIEDLGVESISLYRQGDFVDLCRGPHLPRTGLLKAFKLTSVAGAYWRGSEKNAMLQRIYATAFSDKKQLKLHLERLEEAKKRDHRKLGRELDLFSFNEEAGAGLVIWHPKGALLRTLIEDFERKEHLKRGYDIVMGPQILKTELWKTSGHYDNYRENMYFTEIDEQSYGIKPMNCLAHMLIYKSKIRSYRDLPQRYFELGTVHRHEKSGVLHGLLRVRGFTQDDAHIICRPDQIDAEVKGVMKFVQDVAGIFGFEYCMELSTRPEKAIGSDEDWERATNALRSALDDSGLPYEINEGDGAFYGPKIDVKLKDALDRKWQCATIQCDFTLPERFDLNYVGADGEKHRPVMLHRVILGSIERFIGVLIEHYTGNFPLWISPVQAVVVNVTDAQAEYVQKVESQLREAGIRVQADLRNEKLGFKIREAQMNKIPYMLVVGDRELAEGKVAPRFRDGTSLDPMTVDEFVSYVEDQTKRFH; encoded by the coding sequence ATGGCGATTATTCATATTGAACTGCCAGACGGCTCGGTCAAGGACATCGCGGCCGGGTCAACTCCGTATCATGTCGCGTTGTCCATCGGCGAGGGTCTGGCACGGCAGGCGATTGCTGCGAAGTTTGATGGGCATCTGGTTGATATGTCGTTCCCGCTTGAAACCTCTGGCGGGCTGACACTCATTACCCTCAATTCTCCTGAAGCTCTTGGGCTTATTCGCCATTCCTGTGCGCACCTGATGGCTCAAGCGGTCAAAGATCTTTATGGCGATGATGTCCAGGTGACCATCGGCCCGGCGATTGATAACGGTTTTTATTACGATTTTTTCAGCGAAAAAAAAATCTTTGCTCCTGAAGATTTTGAAAAGATTGAAAAGAAGATGGCCGAACTGGCCAAAGCAGACCTGCCGATTACGCGTGAAGAGATGTTAAGCTCGGATGCCATTCAGATGTTTGGGGCGATGGGTGAAACTTACAAGGTTGAATTGATCGAAGATCTCGGGGTTGAAAGCATCAGTCTTTATCGGCAGGGCGATTTTGTCGATCTCTGTCGAGGCCCTCATCTCCCGCGTACCGGGTTACTTAAAGCTTTTAAACTAACCAGTGTTGCCGGTGCCTATTGGCGTGGCAGCGAAAAAAATGCCATGCTGCAGCGTATTTACGCCACGGCGTTTTCTGATAAGAAGCAACTTAAACTCCATCTGGAGCGACTTGAAGAGGCCAAGAAACGAGATCACCGTAAACTTGGTCGCGAGCTTGATCTGTTCTCTTTTAACGAAGAAGCCGGGGCTGGTCTGGTTATCTGGCACCCCAAGGGCGCTTTGCTGCGGACCCTGATTGAAGACTTTGAGCGCAAAGAACATCTCAAGCGTGGCTATGACATTGTCATGGGCCCGCAGATCCTAAAAACAGAACTGTGGAAAACCTCGGGCCATTACGATAATTACCGCGAAAATATGTATTTCACGGAGATCGACGAGCAAAGTTACGGCATCAAGCCGATGAACTGTCTGGCTCACATGTTGATCTATAAATCGAAGATCCGTTCTTACCGTGACTTGCCGCAACGTTATTTTGAGCTAGGGACGGTCCATCGCCATGAAAAATCAGGGGTTTTGCACGGTCTTTTGCGGGTGCGCGGATTCACTCAGGATGACGCGCATATCATCTGTCGGCCTGATCAGATTGATGCTGAAGTCAAAGGTGTCATGAAATTTGTGCAGGATGTTGCTGGAATCTTCGGTTTCGAGTATTGTATGGAACTTTCAACTCGGCCTGAAAAGGCGATTGGGAGTGATGAAGATTGGGAGCGTGCTACGAATGCTCTACGCTCTGCGCTGGATGACAGCGGTCTTCCGTATGAAATCAATGAAGGTGATGGTGCCTTCTATGGACCGAAGATCGATGTCAAGCTGAAGGACGCGCTTGACAGGAAATGGCAGTGTGCTACTATTCAGTGCGATTTTACCCTGCCTGAAAGATTCGATCTTAATTACGTCGGGGCCGATGGAGAGAAGCATCGACCGGTTATGTTGCACCGGGTCATACTTGGCTCCATTGAACGGTTTATCGGCGTACTGATTGAGCATTATACCGGTAATTTTCCACTTTGGATTTCGCCTGTGCAGGCTGTCGTGGTGAATGTGACTGATGCCCAGGCGGAGTATGTTCAAAAAGTCGAGTCTCAGCTTCGTGAGGCTGGTATCCGTGTTCAGGCGGATCTGCGAAATGAAAAACTTGGATTCAAAATCCGTGAAGCCCAAATGAATAAGATTCCCTATATGCTGGTGGTCGGTGACCGCGAGCTGGCAGAAGGGAAGGTCGCTCCACGGTTCAGGGACGGAACCTCGCTTGATCCGATGACCGTTGATGAGTTCGTCAGCTACGTTGAGGATCAGACTAAACGTTTTCACTGA
- the infC gene encoding translation initiation factor IF-3 has translation MDDEGNQLGVLGTPEALRVALERGLDLVEVSPQADPPVCRIMDFGKYKYQMAKRSSEARKKQVRVELKEIKMRPKTDDHDFDFKIKHARRFLEEGNKVKMTIMFRGRENAHPEQGLIQLDRAIEALKDLGQVESRPSKMGRFMTMVVGPIKK, from the coding sequence ATCGACGACGAAGGAAATCAGCTCGGGGTTCTGGGTACACCTGAAGCCCTGCGAGTAGCACTTGAAAGAGGTTTGGACCTCGTTGAGGTCTCACCTCAGGCTGATCCCCCGGTCTGTCGCATCATGGACTTCGGTAAGTATAAGTATCAGATGGCCAAGCGGTCTTCTGAGGCACGTAAAAAGCAGGTGCGCGTTGAACTTAAAGAGATCAAGATGCGGCCCAAGACCGATGATCATGATTTCGATTTTAAAATTAAACACGCCCGCCGGTTTCTCGAAGAGGGGAACAAGGTCAAGATGACCATTATGTTCCGCGGCCGGGAAAATGCGCACCCCGAGCAGGGACTCATACAGCTTGATCGTGCTATAGAGGCTTTAAAAGATCTGGGACAGGTTGAATCAAGACCAAGCAAGATGGGTCGCTTCATGACAATGGTTGTTGGCCCGATTAAAAAATAG
- the rpmI gene encoding 50S ribosomal protein L35 has translation MPKIKTNRGAAKRFRKTGTGRIRRNKAYTSHILTKKSTKRKRELRQGTLVHKADERNIARLIPYL, from the coding sequence ATGCCAAAAATTAAGACAAATCGGGGTGCTGCGAAGCGCTTCCGCAAAACCGGAACGGGTCGTATTCGCCGTAACAAGGCCTATACCAGTCACATTCTGACCAAAAAATCGACCAAGCGTAAGCGCGAGTTGCGTCAAGGAACCCTGGTTCACAAAGCCGACGAGCGTAATATTGCAAGGTTGATCCCCTATTTGTAG
- the rplT gene encoding 50S ribosomal protein L20, which produces MPRVKRGFKARQRRNRVLKLAKGYRGARSKLFRSATEAVDRALNYAFRDRRVRKRDFRALWITRINAAARENGLSYSRLIHGLKLAQIGLDRKIMAELAVTDPAAFACVAEAAKAKLQ; this is translated from the coding sequence ATGCCAAGAGTTAAAAGAGGCTTTAAGGCTCGTCAACGTCGTAATCGAGTGTTAAAGCTCGCCAAGGGTTACCGGGGCGCCCGCAGTAAACTGTTTCGTTCGGCGACTGAAGCCGTTGACCGGGCCCTGAACTATGCTTTTCGTGATCGTCGTGTGCGCAAACGGGATTTCCGCGCTTTGTGGATCACCCGAATTAATGCAGCTGCCCGCGAGAATGGGCTTTCCTACAGTCGTTTAATTCATGGCCTGAAATTGGCCCAAATCGGCCTTGATCGTAAAATTATGGCCGAACTGGCAGTCACCGATCCTGCTGCCTTTGCCTGTGTTGCTGAAGCGGCCAAGGCGAAGCTGCAATAG
- the pheS gene encoding phenylalanine--tRNA ligase subunit alpha → MKDQLLDLENDALAVIAGAESMIALQDIRIRYLGKKGAVTDVMKGMRELDPEERPVLGALVNRLKETLEEAFGERSKLLRQTEVANRLASEKIDVTLPGRQSFSGSKHPVTLVTEEIVDIFSSLGFCVEEGPEIEQDFYNFEALNIPKDHPARDMQDTFYVSDDVVLRTHTSPVQVRTMLKQKPPVRVIAPGTVYRRDSDITHSPMFHQIEGFLVDEHVTFGDLKGILTHFLTSYFGKDLGVRFRPSFFPFTEPSAEVDIACVMCGGKGCRVCKGTGWLEILGCGMIDPEVFKSVHYDAEKVSGFAFGMGLERIAMLKYGVSDLRLFFENDLRFLRQF, encoded by the coding sequence ATGAAGGATCAATTGTTGGACCTTGAGAATGACGCACTCGCAGTTATTGCAGGTGCCGAATCAATGATAGCGCTGCAGGATATCCGGATTCGCTACCTTGGGAAAAAAGGGGCAGTCACTGATGTCATGAAGGGGATGCGCGAGCTGGACCCGGAGGAACGCCCTGTTCTGGGGGCGTTAGTTAACCGTCTAAAGGAAACGCTTGAAGAAGCCTTTGGTGAGCGGAGTAAGCTGTTGCGGCAAACTGAAGTCGCAAACCGGCTTGCCTCTGAAAAAATCGATGTAACTCTTCCTGGCCGTCAGTCTTTCAGTGGGTCAAAACACCCGGTGACCCTGGTGACAGAGGAGATCGTCGATATCTTCAGCAGCCTCGGATTTTGTGTTGAAGAAGGCCCTGAAATTGAACAGGATTTCTATAATTTTGAAGCACTGAATATCCCCAAAGATCACCCTGCACGCGATATGCAGGACACCTTCTATGTTAGTGATGATGTGGTGTTGCGAACTCATACCTCTCCGGTTCAGGTGCGCACTATGCTGAAGCAGAAACCTCCAGTGCGGGTGATTGCGCCAGGGACTGTTTATCGACGCGATTCAGATATTACCCATAGTCCGATGTTTCACCAGATAGAAGGTTTTCTGGTTGATGAGCATGTCACCTTTGGTGATCTGAAAGGGATTCTAACCCATTTCTTGACCAGTTACTTTGGCAAGGACCTGGGGGTTCGTTTCCGCCCCTCCTTCTTTCCGTTTACCGAGCCCAGTGCCGAGGTCGATATTGCTTGCGTTATGTGCGGGGGCAAGGGCTGTAGGGTCTGTAAGGGGACCGGGTGGCTTGAAATACTTGGCTGCGGCATGATCGATCCTGAGGTCTTCAAGTCGGTCCACTATGATGCGGAGAAAGTGAGTGGCTTCGCTTTCGGTATGGGCCTTGAGCGGATTGCGATGCTCAAGTACGGCGTAAGTGACTTACGTCTTTTCTTTGAAAATGATCTGCGCTTCCTGCGGCAGTTTTAA
- the pheT gene encoding phenylalanine--tRNA ligase subunit beta has translation MIVTCNWLREFVDFDFSPQDLAHRLTMAGLEVEGMTSIGEGLDTVVVARLEQVERHPDADRLTVCQVNNGDEFVQVVCGATNHKAGDYIALAQPGSTLPGDFKIKKSKIRGQESMGMLCSEKELGLSNESAGIMILDSNLALGTPIFEALGLKDTAFEIGLTPNRPDCLSVVGIAREVAAMCSRPLRLPVSEVKAFGDDITTSASVELADPQGCPRYAARFVRNVKIGASPDWMVKRLESVGMRSINNVVDITNYVMLELGHPMHAFDYRYLDGGKIVVKRADEGELFTTLDGTEHTLTAEDLMICDGSRSVAMAGVMGGLNSEVKDDTTCVLLEAAYFNPISIRRTSKRHGLHTESSHRFERGADIDMIPVALDRAASLIAVLAGGEIAAGLIDAYPAPLPKVTINLTADKSERLLGTRIELVKIMSLLEGIGLTVAPGTVVPDGSIDVSVPSFRPDLERDVDLIEEVARLFGYDNIPPTMPVASLGAQLSKIELKQESKLRNLMAGWGFSEIINYSFIAVDTAARLRLVEPDPRLGPVKIMNPLTEDQAVMRTTLVPSMLETLSRNLAYRSNDLHMYELRPVFFTAEGTRGSRQELHLTAAITGRNAPVGWASSIRPVDFYDLKGVLEKILMTLGVKDFTFSSERSEPYLHPGKSALVKSGKIVLGSIGELHPLVQKDFNLDQTVFIFDLNLDLLFNQTIKQVVFDFPSKFPAVDRDSALLLAADIEAEQVLNVARRHLGKYGQSVVIFDVYTGKGIPEGKKSLALRVRYGSAEKTLTEEDVTKAHGKLVNSICHQLAAEIR, from the coding sequence ATGATTGTCACTTGTAATTGGCTCAGAGAGTTTGTCGATTTTGATTTTTCACCGCAAGACTTGGCACATCGTTTGACGATGGCTGGACTTGAAGTCGAGGGGATGACCTCAATCGGCGAAGGTCTTGACACTGTTGTCGTTGCGCGTCTCGAACAGGTTGAGCGTCATCCTGACGCTGATCGACTGACCGTTTGCCAGGTGAATAACGGTGATGAATTCGTGCAGGTTGTCTGCGGCGCAACCAATCATAAAGCCGGCGATTACATCGCCCTGGCACAACCTGGATCGACGTTGCCCGGCGATTTTAAAATCAAGAAATCGAAAATTCGTGGTCAGGAATCAATGGGGATGCTCTGTTCTGAAAAGGAACTCGGCTTGTCCAATGAATCGGCCGGGATCATGATCCTTGACTCAAACTTGGCACTTGGGACCCCTATATTTGAAGCCCTGGGGCTAAAGGATACTGCCTTCGAAATTGGTCTTACGCCGAACCGCCCAGATTGTCTCAGCGTTGTTGGTATTGCCCGTGAAGTCGCTGCGATGTGCTCGAGGCCATTACGTTTGCCTGTGTCTGAAGTTAAAGCGTTTGGTGATGACATAACGACTTCAGCCAGCGTCGAATTGGCCGATCCTCAGGGGTGTCCACGTTACGCTGCCCGATTTGTGCGGAATGTCAAGATCGGTGCTTCGCCCGACTGGATGGTAAAACGTCTCGAGAGTGTCGGCATGCGTTCAATCAATAACGTTGTCGATATTACCAACTATGTCATGCTCGAACTTGGTCATCCGATGCACGCCTTCGATTATCGCTATCTTGATGGCGGGAAGATCGTTGTCAAGCGCGCCGATGAGGGGGAGTTGTTTACCACTCTTGATGGGACTGAGCATACGCTGACGGCTGAAGATTTGATGATCTGTGATGGCAGTCGTTCTGTGGCTATGGCAGGAGTGATGGGTGGCTTGAACTCTGAAGTGAAGGATGATACGACCTGTGTCCTGCTTGAGGCAGCCTATTTCAACCCGATTTCGATCCGTCGGACCAGCAAACGCCATGGTTTGCATACGGAATCCTCACATCGTTTTGAGCGCGGTGCCGATATCGATATGATCCCGGTCGCGCTTGATCGTGCTGCGAGTCTGATCGCCGTATTGGCCGGTGGAGAAATTGCTGCGGGTCTGATAGATGCTTATCCGGCCCCTTTGCCGAAGGTTACAATTAATTTGACGGCGGATAAATCCGAAAGGTTGCTGGGAACACGGATCGAACTTGTCAAAATCATGTCTCTGCTGGAGGGGATTGGTTTGACAGTTGCTCCAGGGACGGTCGTTCCAGACGGATCCATCGATGTCAGTGTGCCGAGCTTTCGCCCTGATCTTGAGCGGGACGTTGATCTGATCGAAGAGGTGGCGCGTCTTTTTGGTTACGACAACATTCCACCAACGATGCCAGTCGCCAGCCTTGGGGCGCAACTCTCTAAAATTGAGTTGAAACAGGAATCAAAGCTGCGAAATTTGATGGCTGGCTGGGGCTTCTCTGAAATTATCAATTATTCTTTTATTGCCGTCGATACGGCGGCCCGCTTGAGGCTCGTAGAGCCCGATCCGCGTCTTGGCCCGGTTAAAATTATGAACCCTCTGACAGAAGATCAAGCCGTCATGCGGACAACGCTGGTGCCGAGTATGCTCGAGACGCTGTCGAGGAACCTTGCTTATCGTTCCAATGATCTTCATATGTATGAATTGCGACCGGTCTTTTTTACTGCTGAAGGAACACGTGGTAGTCGCCAGGAGCTTCATTTGACCGCAGCGATTACCGGACGGAATGCACCTGTTGGTTGGGCGAGCAGCATCCGGCCAGTTGATTTTTATGACCTCAAGGGGGTCCTGGAAAAAATATTAATGACACTTGGAGTCAAGGACTTTACTTTTAGCAGTGAAAGAAGTGAGCCCTATCTGCACCCGGGGAAATCCGCTTTGGTTAAAAGTGGAAAAATAGTGCTCGGTTCCATTGGTGAACTTCATCCTCTGGTTCAAAAGGATTTTAATCTCGATCAAACCGTTTTTATCTTTGATCTCAATCTGGATTTGCTCTTTAATCAGACTATCAAGCAGGTTGTTTTTGATTTTCCTTCTAAATTTCCGGCGGTTGATCGTGACAGTGCTCTCCTGCTTGCGGCGGATATTGAGGCTGAACAAGTATTGAATGTTGCCCGACGCCACTTAGGAAAATATGGGCAAAGCGTTGTAATCTTTGATGTTTATACCGGCAAGGGTATTCCCGAAGGGAAGAAAAGCCTCGCTTTAAGGGTACGTTATGGCTCGGCAGAAAAGACCCTGACGGAAGAGGATGTGACCAAGGCCCACGGTAAGTTGGTGAATTCGATCTGTCATCAATTGGCTGCTGAAATTCGTTAA